GTGGCCGGTCGGGTTAGGTGCTGAGGGCTTCGGCCTGATGGTTCGGTTAGCCTCTTTTGGCGGTAGGCTTCCACCAGGCCTGGGGTAATATGTTTAAGTAGCCAATCCTTAAAATGCGGTAATAGCCGGTTCAGGCTTTGAATGTCGCGCCGATAAGTCTTCTTGGCCTGCACTTCCGGCAAGTTTAAATACCACTGGGCCAGGTCTTGAAATTTGGTCCTGATATCCGGGCTTTTCTTAATATGGCGTCCCTCTGCTCTGGCGCTTAGTACTTCCCTTAACCTTTGCTCCGCGGCTTCCTTGTTCGGGCCGATCCGCTCCCGCTTCCGGTAGCCGTCCTGATACCATTCAATCCAATAAACCCGGCCAGAATACTTCGCCAGAGCAAAGCCGCATTTGCAGACCTTGACCTTCTGGCTGTTCCGCTTCTTGCACTCCGGGCACTCAACCAACAGACCCATTTTTGCTACCTCCCGCTTTTAGTCGGTTTTCTAATGTTTCCAATGCCAGGGGGATATATGGCGGTATGCCTCGCACCCCTCGTTCCCACCGGGATATGGTCATCACATCCACCCCCAAGGCCTGGGCCAACTGCTTTTGGGTTAGACCATGCTGTCTACGCCAATTGCCTAAATTTTTCCCGTTCATGGTTACCATGATAGACCAATTGCCTACTAATGTCAATGAAAATATTTGAGCGCGTTAAAAGTTGGGCAAAAAATCTCCACGTTTAGTTTTTGGACTATTTTCCTGGGACAACTTCCGCCAGTAGGTTTGCAAATAATCAAGGTTACCACGAAGCAGAGTCAAACTATCTCTCCTCTCCACCAATATGGTAGCTTGGTAGCAGGCTCATCAATTTTAATTCTATCATTCATTTTTTGACAGTCAACTATATAATGAGTATATCCATGTCTATTGATACAATATATCGTATGTCTCACATCTGAAATTCCACAGCTCTAATGTTATCATCCAAACCCCTGTTTCAAGTTTTGCTATAGAGGTAAGGGGCAACTTTTGAAACCATTTACTCCTCCAAGCATCGCTGCCGCCATGGGCGGGGCCA
The window above is part of the Deltaproteobacteria bacterium genome. Proteins encoded here:
- a CDS encoding helix-turn-helix transcriptional regulator encodes the protein MVTMNGKNLGNWRRQHGLTQKQLAQALGVDVMTISRWERGVRGIPPYIPLALETLENRLKAGGSKNGSVG